Part of the Arthrobacter globiformis genome is shown below.
TTTCCGCCAGGGTCTCGGCCCGGCGGTCCATCTGCCAGCGGCCGAGGAAGACGCAGCCGGTGGCGAAGATCGCGGCCAGCAGGAGGTAGCCCAGCCACTTGCTGGAGAACAGGAACCTGTACATTCAGCCGTTCCCGCCGGTCTCTGCGGCCTCGAGCGGCACGGTTTCCTTCCAGAGCCCGCGCGTTTGCAGGTAGTCCTCCAGCCATGCCTTGTGCTCGCCGCATGCCAGCCACACCTTGCGGCGGTCAGGCGTGTGGATTTTGGGGTTGTTCCAGAACAACTGCCAGGACGCGTCGGCCCGGCAGGCTTTGCGGGAGCACGTGGCCGCGGACGCCGGCCCGGCAAGATCGCCGCTGCCGCCACCAAGGTTGAAAATGTTCATGAAGCTTTCTGTCCCCGGCCGTCGTCGTCTTCTTCGTCATTGATGATGAGTTCGCCCTGGAGCACCGTCGGTTCATCGTCTGTGTCGGAGCTTTCCGCAGGTCCGGATTCCTCGGCCGCCCCCAGCTCCGCGTATGGCGTGTAATCGAGCAGCGCATCGCTGTGGATCTCCGCCTTGTCCGAACCGTTGGCGATCACCACCGCGACCCAGGGCAGGAAGACCGCACCCGCCACCGCAACCAGCTTGAACCAGCCGTCCACCACGAAAATCAGGATCAGGCACACCATGCGGATGGCCATGGCGAGGGCGTACTTGATCATGCGCTCCCGCATGTCTTCGGAATGCGCTGCGGCGGCGTCCGTGATGCTGATTACTTCCGGGTGACCGGAGGTGGCGTCACGCTTTCCGGGCAACTGCTGGCCGGGCTGGGGTTCAGATGTCACGACTGTTTAATCACGCTCCAATGGCTACCCCAATTCTCTCACCATCCACAGGAGGCTCCCAATCGGGCGATAAGATCGGAGGCAGTCAAAAATCCAGCCACCACGGCGGAGCCATGCTCCGCAGAAAACCGGAGCACACATGTCTGAAGCAGCAACCACGGCCCGCAGCGTCCTCATCACCGGCGGCAACCGCGGCATCGGCCTGGCCATCGCGGAGGCATTCGTGGCCAACGGGGACAAAGTGGCCGTAACCTACCGCAGCGAATCGAAGCTGCCGGAGGGTGTCCTCGGGGTCAAGGCCGATGTGACCGACGAAGCTTCCGTAGACGCTGCGTTCGCCGAGGTTGAGGCCGCCCACGGCCCCGTCGAGGTGCTGGTGGCCAACGCAGGCATCACCAAGGACAAGCTGCTGCTGCGCATGAGCGAGGACGACTTCACATCGGTCATCGACACCAACCTGACCGGAGCCTTCCGCGTCATCAAGCGCGCTTCGAAGGGCATGATCCGGCTGCGCAGGGGCCGCGTGGTGCTCATCTCCTCCGTGTCGGGCCTGTACGGCGCACCGGGGCAGATCAACTATTCCGCCTCGAAGGCCGGCCTCGTGGGCATCGCCCGCTCCCTGACCCGTGAACTCGGTTCGCGCGGGATCACGGCGAACGTAGTGGCTCCCGGGTTCATCAACACGGACATGACCGCCGAGCTCCCGGAAGCAACCCAGAAGGATTACCTGTCCAGCATCCCCGCCGGGCGATTCGCCGATGCCTCCGAGGTGGCCAACGTGGTTCGCTGGATCTCCAGCGACGAAGCCGCCTACATTTCCGGCGCCGTGATTCCGGTCGACGGCGGCCTCGGCATGGGTCACTAGGCACTAGGCACTAGGCCGACCGGGGACATCAGGGGAGTTTTCACCACCGGCGGGGCACGGGCTTCTTTGTCGCGTTCCGACAAAGGAAACCGGCGCGCCCGCTGGCATGATGGACTTCAGGTCATCAGTGATTAGACGTTTTGAACAAAGTTAGAGCTTTAGACAAGGGAGCCCACATGGGACAGCTGGACAACAAGACAGCCATCGTCACCGGTTCTTCGCGCGGCATCGGCGCCGAAGTTGCCAAGATCCTCGCCAGCGAGGGCGCAGCCGTCGTCGTTAACTACCGCCAGAAGGCGCCGCGGGCCAACAAGGTGGTGGCCGGGATTGAGGCCGACGGCGGCCGTGCCGTCGCCGTGGGCGCCGACCTGACCAGCACCGAAGGCGTGCAGGCGCTGGCCAGCGCTGCCATGGAAAACTTCGGTTCGCTGGACGTCCTGGTCCTGAACGCCTCGGGCGGCATGGAATCGGGCATGGAAGAGGACTACGCCCTCAAGCTGAACCGCGACGCGCAGGTCAACATGCTCAACGCCGCCGCGCCCCTCATGAAGGAGGGTTCCCGCGTGGTTTTCGTGACCAGCCACCAGGCGCACTTCATCAACTCGGTCCCCACCATGCCCGAGTACGAGCCAGTGGCCCGCAGCAAGCGCGCCGGCGAGGACGCCCTGCGCGAGCTGCTGCCGAACCTGGCGGACAAGGGCATCTCCCTGGTGGTCGTGTCCGGCGACATGATCGAGGGCACCGTGACCGCCACGCTGCTGGACCGCTCCAACCCGGGCGCCATTGAGGCCCGCCGCGCCGAGGCCGGCAAGCTGTACTCTGTGGAGGAATTTGCCGCAGTGGTTGCCAGCATGGCCACCGCCGACGTCGAGTCCGGCCACACGGAATACGCCGGCGGCGCTGACTACTTCGGCAAGAACGCCGGCTAGTCACTCCCTCCGCGGGCTCCTGACGCGAGTACCCGGCACGGATCGCTTACGCGAAGGCCCGGCGCATCAGCGCCGGGCCTTCGCTGTCCCGCGCCTTCGCTGTCCCGGCGCCTTTGCTGTCCCGGCGCCTTGGCTGTCCCCGTACTGACGCCCAAATCAGGCCGCACAGGCGTTGTCCGTGCGGCCCGCGACGCCTAGGGTCATAGCCATGGCAGAGGATGCAGCAATAGCGAAGCGGAGCTATCCGGCGGGTGTGCCGTGCTGGGTGGACAGCCAGCAGCCCGACGTGGAAGCAGCCAAGAATTTCTACGGGGGACTGTTCGGTTGGGAATTCGACGCCGGTACGGCGCCGCCCGGGGAGACCGGCAGCTACGTGGTGGCCCGGCTCGGCGGCCAGGAGACCGGCGCCATCACCGGTTTAGGCGCCGGGCCCCACGGTGTCCCGGTTTGGAACACGTACATTGCGGTCGACGATGCGGACGCCGCGGTGCGGCACCTGCTGTCAGCCGGCGCAACCCTGAAATCGGCTCCTGCCGATATGGGCGCCGGAGGGGTGCGGGCCTCGCTGGCCGATCCCGAGGGTGCGGAGTTCCGCATCTGGCAGGCAGGGGAGTGGCAGGGCGCCCAGGCGGTCAACCTCCCGGGCGGCTGGAACTTCAGCGACCTCCACACAGCGGACACGGACGCTGCCGCAGATTTCTACGCCAGGGCCTTCGGCTGGGAGTTCGACCGCCTCGACTTCGGCATCATGATCCGCCGCCCCGGCTACGGCGACCATCTGGAGGCAACCGTCGACCCCGATATCCGTGCCCGGCAATCGGGAGACGCCGTACCGGCTGGCTTCGAAGACGCCGTGGGGTGGGTGGCACCGACTGCCCCGGACGAGCGGCCGCACTGGCATGTCACCTTCACCGTTGCGGACCGGGACCGGGCTGTGCGGGAGGCGGAGCGCCTTGGCGGGCATATCCTGGGGCAGGACGACACCGAGTGGACACGGACCGCCCTGGTCCGGGACCCCGGCGGTGCTGTCTTCACGGCAAGCCAGTTCACGCCGCCGTCGGGCTAATCAGGGCCCGAGGCGTCGTCGTCCGACCGGTCGGGGGAGTTCAGACCCAGAGTTTAGACTCCGGAGTGCAGACCCCAGAGTTTAAACGCCGGCGATGTGCCGCACCGCGTCGAGGTAGGGCATGTTGATGGCGGCGTCGGCCACGGCGCGGACGGCGGGCTTGGCATTGAAGGCCACCCCGATGCCCGCGGCGCCGAGCATGTCCAGGTCGTTGGCGCCGTCGCCCACGGCAATGGTGTGCTCCAGTGCGATGCCCTCGGCGGCCGACCATTCGCGGAGGTATTTTTCCTTGGCAGCACGGTCAATCACTGCCCCGAGGACCTTTCCGGTCAGGGCGCCATCCACGATCTCCAGCTCGTTGGCGATCCAGTAATCCATGCCCAGGTCCTCGGCGATGGGGCGCAGGATCTGGTTGAAGCCGCCGGACACCACCGCCACGGCATGGCCTGCAGCCTTGAACGCGCCCACCAGCTCTGCGGCTCCCTCGCTCAGCTTCACTTCCGCGCGCACGGAGTCGACGACGGCGGCCGGCAGCCCTGCGAGGACGGCCACCCGGGCGTGCAGGCTTTGCGCGAAGTCGAGTTCGCCACGCATGGCGGCTTCGGTGACCGCGGCGACTTCGTCGCGCTTTCCGGCGTACGCGGCGAGGAGTTCGATGACCTCCTGCTGGATGAGGGTAGAGTCGACGTCCATGATGAGGAGCTTGCGCTCCGCCTTCCGCAGTTCAGCGGGGACGATGGCGGTGTCCACGCCGGTCCGCTCCGTCTTCTCCTTCGCGGCGGCAATCACGTGCCGCAGTCCGGCGATGTCCGCGGCGGAACCCGACGGCACGGAAAAGTCCAGGGTGCAGACCTCGAAGCGTCCGTCGGCTGAGCTGGAGACAGCCTCGAAGGTGGCACCGGAGTCCGCCAGCAGGGACCGCAGGTTTTCCGGTTCCGAGGGGGACAATTTCAGGCCGTAGCTGACCGCAGTCACGTTCGAAGTCATGGCTGCAATCTTATCCAGCACGGCGCCGCCTCCCGAATCCGTCGCGCGGCATCGATTTCACAGCATCTAACGCAACGCACCGCAGCGGTCCCCAGCCGGCTCCCAGCAAACATCCGGCAAACCCGGAGGCCGGCCCGGCAGAATGAACGGATGATCTTTGCCCTGGTTGCCCGCCTGCGCCCGGCGCCCCCGCTGAGGGCGTCGCAGCACGTACTTTTCGGCTGGGCCGGCGCTCTCCTGGTGGCTGGTGACGCTGTTTTCTGGCTCATGTTCGCTGCCATCCAGTCGGATTCGGGGCTGGCAGCCATGGACGGTCCGGCGCATAGCCTGATGTTGGAGTCCCGGAATCCCGCCGCCACCGCGTTCTTGGCGGGCCTGACGATCGTGACCGCGCCGGAAATCCTGACCGTGATCGGCGCCGTGTTTGCACTGGCGTGGGCCGTTTGGAAGCGTGAACTGTGGCGCCCGGCCGTGCTTATGGGCGCTATGGTGCTGGCAGTCGTGGTGACCACCCTCATCAAGCAACTTGTCAGCCGGTCCCGCCCACCGTCGGCGGATTTCCTGCTCGGCCCGGATGATGCGCTCTCGTTCCCCTCGGGTCATACCGTGGGCATTGGCGTGTTCACGGTCGTGCTCGCCTACCTCGTCTTGTCACGGTCCGGAACGCGTACGACGGCGGTGCTTGGGTTCTCCGCTGCCCTGGCACTCACCGCGCTGGTTGGCTTAAGCCGGCTGTATCTGGGCTATCACTGGCTCACCGACGTCGTGGCTTCCCTCGGGGTGGCGCTGGCTGTTGCAGCGGTAGCGATGTTCACAGACGCAGCCCGGCACGGTTCTGCGAAAAGTCGCTCCGGAACGCTCAGCGGCCGGGCCCCGAACAGTTCGCAGGATGCTGATCCGTCAGCTCCGGACGCGCTGCCGTAGCAGTGCCACGGCTGCGGCCGCGACGATTGCCGCCGCCAAAGCGCTGACGCCGGAGTAGCCGGTCAAGCCCATGATGGGTCCCGCCGCCGCGCTTCCCACCGCGCCGGCCAGGGACATGGTGGCGTCCGAGAACCCCTGGACGGGAATGCGCTCCGCGGGCGTCAGGGAGGCGACAAGCAGGGTGGAACCGGCGACGGTGGTAGCCGACCAGCCTAACCCGAGAAGAATCAGGCCGACGGTGACCGAGCCCATGCTCTGGGACGCCAGTCCGGTCAGTGCCACAGCCGCGAGCAAAGTAAGGAGGCCGGCCAGTGCAGTGGTGCGCGGTCCGAGCCGGTCGGTGAGGGCGCCCATCAGCGGTGACAGAGCGTACATGCCCGCGATGTGCAGTGAGATGGTGAGACCGATCAGCGCGATGGTATCCGGATTCCCGGCGGAGTGTCCTGCGTGATGCTGCATGTGCAGCGGCGTCATGGACATCACGGCGACCATCACCGCGTGGGCCGCGATGACGGCGATGACCGCTCCGCGTGCGACGGGGTGTTCCCTGACGATCCGCCAGCCTTCCCGCCAGGCGCCCGAACGTTGTGCGACAGGAAGGAGGTCTTCCCCGTCGAGGCCGCGCCGGGTCAGGAGCGGGTCCGGGTGCAGGGTCAGCGCCACGATAGCAGCGCCCACCACCATCCCCAGCGCGGAAATCAGGAAAGGCCCCGCAGCAGGCGGGATGTCCAGCCAGCCCGCCAGGACGGCCCCGGGAGCCACCATGTTGGGCCCCGCGACGGCGCCGATGGTGATCGCCCACAACACCAGGGACAAGTCGCGTCCGCGGTGGGCGGGCTCGGCCAGGTCGGTGGCGGCGAAGCGGGCCTGCAGGTTCACCGCCGACGCCAGGCCCACGAGGAAGGCCCCGGCAAGCAGGAGTACAAAGAGTTCCGTGGCGACGGCGGCGACCATCAGGAAGGTGCCGCCGACCGCAGCGGCCAGGCCGGTGGTGAGGGCAACCCGGCGTCCCCGCTGCAGGGCCAGCCGGGAGAGCGGAATTGCCGTGGCTGCAGTGCCCAGCGTGAGGGCCGTGTTGACGGATCCGGCCCACGCTTCGGAGCCTGACAGGTCGACGGCCAGGATGGAGCCCAGGGCCAGGGTTGAGCCGTTGCCCAGGCCGGAGAAGATCTGTGCAACCGACAAGGTCCGCACGATGCGGCGCTGGGTGGAACGGGTTGCTTCGGCGATGCTGGTCAAGTCGTACGGTCCCCTCGGGCAGGTGCTCATCGTGGAAAACTCCACATGACAACTGTTATGTCATGGGTTTATGCAGTTCAACCATGAATCGCGGCCAATTGCGGGCCGGTTATCAGTCGCAAGGTGTTTTGTCCTAGTGTCTACTTCTATGAGTGATGTTCTTGAAATGGCCGCCGTCAGCGTTGTGCGCGGAGCCAAAACGCTCCTGAGCAAGGTGGACTGGCAGGTCAGTGAAGGCGAGCGGTGGGTCATCCTCGGCCCCAACGGCGCCGGCAAGACCACTCTGCTGCAGATCGCTGCCGCGAGGCTTCACCCCACCAGCGGCATCGCCGGCATCCTGGACGAAAGCCTGGGAAAGGTGGACGTCTTCGAACTGCGGCCGCGGATCGGACTCTCCTCGGCCGCCCTGGCCAACCAAATCCCCGAATACGAGACGGTGCTCAACGTCGTCGTCACTGCCGCCTACGGCGTGACCGGCCGCTGGCGCGAGGGCTACGAGAAGGACGACGAACGCCGTGCGTTCGCCCTCCTGAACGATTGGGGCATGGGTCCGCTCCTGAACCGCAAGTTTTCCACGCTCTCCGAGGGTGAACGCAAGCGCGTGCAGATTGCCAGGGCCCTCATGACCGATCCCGAACTGCTGCTGCTCGACGAGCCCGCCGCCGGCCTGGACCTTGGCGGCCGCGAGGACCTCGTGCACCGTCTGAGCCAGTTGGCCATGGACGAGGACGCCCCCGCGATCGTGCTGGTCACCCACCACCTTGAAGAAGTCCCGCCGGGCTTCACCCACGCCATGCTCATGCGCGACGGCGAAGTGGTGGCTGCCGGCCCGCTCGAAGGGGTCCTCACCTCGGGCAACCTGAGCGAGACCTTCGGCCTGCCCCTCGACGTCTCGGTGAACGCCGGCCGTTACACGGCAACCGCCCGCCGCTAGCGGCGCGGCCGGCACAGCGTGGAGTTTCTCAGCGGCGTCCTTGTGTTCTTCGCCGGCCTCTGGGCCGGCACCATCAACAGCGTTGTCGGGTCCGGAACCCTCGTCACCTTCCCGGTGCTGATCGCCCTGGGCATCGCGCCGGTGACGGCCTCCATGAGCAATGCCATGGGCCTCGTCGCCGGTGGGGCGGCCGGTGCATGGGGTTACCGCCGCGAGCTGAAGGGCCGCGGCCGGCAACTCCTGCGGCTGCTCCCGGCGTCCCTGCTGGGCGGCATCAGCGGAGCCTGGCTCCTGCTCCATCTGCCGGAGAAGGTCTTCCATTACGCAGCGCCGCTGCTAATTGTCCTGGCCCTGCTCATGGTTGTGTTCCAGCCCAGGCTCCAGCGCTGGGTGCGGAACCGTGAAGAGAACCCGGAGCACGCCCTCCGCGACAAGCACCACGGTATTTTGCTGGTGGTGCTTGTTTTCCTCGCCGGGGTATACGGCGGTTACTTTGTTGCGGCACAGGGAATCCTGCTGGTGGGCATCCTCGGCGTGTTCATGACGGGCACCATCCAGAACGCCAACGCCATGAAGAACGTCCTGGTGCTCGGCGTGAACCTGATCGCGGCCGCCTCTTATCTGCTGTTTGCCTTCGACCGGATCAACTGGGCCGTGGTGGCCCTCATCGCCGTCAGCTCCCTCATCGGCGGCCTCGTCGGCGCCAAGGTGGGCCGCCGGCTGTCCCCGCCTGTCCTGCGCGGCGTGATTTTTGCCCTCGGCCTCGTGGCGCTCGGCTTCCTGGTCGCTAACCTGCTCAAGTGATTACTGAAATGCAAGTGATTATCGAAATGACTGCCCGGTGACTTTCCACTATCTCGAGTCCGCCGCGGATCCGCGCGTCGCCGACTACACCCAGCTGACGGACGTCCACCTGCGGAAACTCCGCGAACCCGCCGAGGGCATGTACATCGCCGAATCCTCCCGCGTCCTCCGGCGCGCCCTCGCCGCCGGGCACCGGCCGCGGTCGTTCTTCCTCGCTGAAAAGTGGGTTCCGGACCTCGCCGACATCTTCGAGCAGTACCCCGACGTTCCGGCTTACATCGGCAGCGCCGGCCTCCTGGAGGACATCACCGGATTCCACCTCCACCGCGGAGCCATGGCGGCCATGCACCGCCCGGCGCCGGTCCCGCTGCCGGAACTGCTGGCCGGAGCCCGGCGCGTGGCAGTGCTGGAGGACATCGTGGACCACACCAACGTGGGGGCCATCTTCCGGTCGGCGGCGGCGCTGGACGTCGACGCCGTCCTGGTCTCGCCCCGCTGCGGCGATCCGCTGTACCGCCGCAGTGTCCGCGTCAGCATGGGCACGGTCTTCCAGGTACCGTGGGCCAGGCTGGATAGCTGGCCGCAGGACCTGACCCTTCTCAAGGAGCAGGGGTTCACGGTGGCGGCGATGGAGCTCACCGACGACGCCGTCGGCCTGGACGAGCTGGCAGCAAGAAACCCGGCGCGGCTCGCCCTGGTGCTGGGTACGGAAGGTGCCGGCATGAGCGCTGAGACCCTCGCCGCCGTCGACCTCGCCGTCAAGATCCCGATGCGCGCGGGCGTGGACTCACTCAACGTTGCGGCGGCGTCCGCCGTCGCATTCTGGGAGCTGCGGCCGCGGGCCTGACCAAGGGCAGCGGCGGGTTCGTTAGATCCTCCACCATCGGCTATGATTGACAGCTGGTTCCACTGTGTTTTTCGCCGTCCTTCCGGGTGGCCAATGCACGGATGGAAGCCATCCCATTCATACCTGGCA
Proteins encoded:
- a CDS encoding DUF3099 domain-containing protein — translated: MTSEPQPGQQLPGKRDATSGHPEVISITDAAAAHSEDMRERMIKYALAMAIRMVCLILIFVVDGWFKLVAVAGAVFLPWVAVVIANGSDKAEIHSDALLDYTPYAELGAAEESGPAESSDTDDEPTVLQGELIINDEEDDDGRGQKAS
- a CDS encoding beta-ketoacyl-ACP reductase yields the protein MSEAATTARSVLITGGNRGIGLAIAEAFVANGDKVAVTYRSESKLPEGVLGVKADVTDEASVDAAFAEVEAAHGPVEVLVANAGITKDKLLLRMSEDDFTSVIDTNLTGAFRVIKRASKGMIRLRRGRVVLISSVSGLYGAPGQINYSASKAGLVGIARSLTRELGSRGITANVVAPGFINTDMTAELPEATQKDYLSSIPAGRFADASEVANVVRWISSDEAAYISGAVIPVDGGLGMGH
- a CDS encoding SDR family oxidoreductase translates to MGQLDNKTAIVTGSSRGIGAEVAKILASEGAAVVVNYRQKAPRANKVVAGIEADGGRAVAVGADLTSTEGVQALASAAMENFGSLDVLVLNASGGMESGMEEDYALKLNRDAQVNMLNAAAPLMKEGSRVVFVTSHQAHFINSVPTMPEYEPVARSKRAGEDALRELLPNLADKGISLVVVSGDMIEGTVTATLLDRSNPGAIEARRAEAGKLYSVEEFAAVVASMATADVESGHTEYAGGADYFGKNAG
- a CDS encoding VOC family protein yields the protein MAEDAAIAKRSYPAGVPCWVDSQQPDVEAAKNFYGGLFGWEFDAGTAPPGETGSYVVARLGGQETGAITGLGAGPHGVPVWNTYIAVDDADAAVRHLLSAGATLKSAPADMGAGGVRASLADPEGAEFRIWQAGEWQGAQAVNLPGGWNFSDLHTADTDAAADFYARAFGWEFDRLDFGIMIRRPGYGDHLEATVDPDIRARQSGDAVPAGFEDAVGWVAPTAPDERPHWHVTFTVADRDRAVREAERLGGHILGQDDTEWTRTALVRDPGGAVFTASQFTPPSG
- the serB gene encoding phosphoserine phosphatase SerB; translation: MTSNVTAVSYGLKLSPSEPENLRSLLADSGATFEAVSSSADGRFEVCTLDFSVPSGSAADIAGLRHVIAAAKEKTERTGVDTAIVPAELRKAERKLLIMDVDSTLIQQEVIELLAAYAGKRDEVAAVTEAAMRGELDFAQSLHARVAVLAGLPAAVVDSVRAEVKLSEGAAELVGAFKAAGHAVAVVSGGFNQILRPIAEDLGMDYWIANELEIVDGALTGKVLGAVIDRAAKEKYLREWSAAEGIALEHTIAVGDGANDLDMLGAAGIGVAFNAKPAVRAVADAAINMPYLDAVRHIAGV
- a CDS encoding phosphatase PAP2 family protein translates to MIFALVARLRPAPPLRASQHVLFGWAGALLVAGDAVFWLMFAAIQSDSGLAAMDGPAHSLMLESRNPAATAFLAGLTIVTAPEILTVIGAVFALAWAVWKRELWRPAVLMGAMVLAVVVTTLIKQLVSRSRPPSADFLLGPDDALSFPSGHTVGIGVFTVVLAYLVLSRSGTRTTAVLGFSAALALTALVGLSRLYLGYHWLTDVVASLGVALAVAAVAMFTDAARHGSAKSRSGTLSGRAPNSSQDADPSAPDALP
- a CDS encoding MFS transporter; this translates as MEFSTMSTCPRGPYDLTSIAEATRSTQRRIVRTLSVAQIFSGLGNGSTLALGSILAVDLSGSEAWAGSVNTALTLGTAATAIPLSRLALQRGRRVALTTGLAAAVGGTFLMVAAVATELFVLLLAGAFLVGLASAVNLQARFAATDLAEPAHRGRDLSLVLWAITIGAVAGPNMVAPGAVLAGWLDIPPAAGPFLISALGMVVGAAIVALTLHPDPLLTRRGLDGEDLLPVAQRSGAWREGWRIVREHPVARGAVIAVIAAHAVMVAVMSMTPLHMQHHAGHSAGNPDTIALIGLTISLHIAGMYALSPLMGALTDRLGPRTTALAGLLTLLAAVALTGLASQSMGSVTVGLILLGLGWSATTVAGSTLLVASLTPAERIPVQGFSDATMSLAGAVGSAAAGPIMGLTGYSGVSALAAAIVAAAAVALLRQRVRS
- a CDS encoding ABC transporter ATP-binding protein translates to MSDVLEMAAVSVVRGAKTLLSKVDWQVSEGERWVILGPNGAGKTTLLQIAAARLHPTSGIAGILDESLGKVDVFELRPRIGLSSAALANQIPEYETVLNVVVTAAYGVTGRWREGYEKDDERRAFALLNDWGMGPLLNRKFSTLSEGERKRVQIARALMTDPELLLLDEPAAGLDLGGREDLVHRLSQLAMDEDAPAIVLVTHHLEEVPPGFTHAMLMRDGEVVAAGPLEGVLTSGNLSETFGLPLDVSVNAGRYTATARR
- a CDS encoding sulfite exporter TauE/SafE family protein; its protein translation is MEFLSGVLVFFAGLWAGTINSVVGSGTLVTFPVLIALGIAPVTASMSNAMGLVAGGAAGAWGYRRELKGRGRQLLRLLPASLLGGISGAWLLLHLPEKVFHYAAPLLIVLALLMVVFQPRLQRWVRNREENPEHALRDKHHGILLVVLVFLAGVYGGYFVAAQGILLVGILGVFMTGTIQNANAMKNVLVLGVNLIAAASYLLFAFDRINWAVVALIAVSSLIGGLVGAKVGRRLSPPVLRGVIFALGLVALGFLVANLLK
- a CDS encoding TrmH family RNA methyltransferase, with translation MTFHYLESAADPRVADYTQLTDVHLRKLREPAEGMYIAESSRVLRRALAAGHRPRSFFLAEKWVPDLADIFEQYPDVPAYIGSAGLLEDITGFHLHRGAMAAMHRPAPVPLPELLAGARRVAVLEDIVDHTNVGAIFRSAAALDVDAVLVSPRCGDPLYRRSVRVSMGTVFQVPWARLDSWPQDLTLLKEQGFTVAAMELTDDAVGLDELAARNPARLALVLGTEGAGMSAETLAAVDLAVKIPMRAGVDSLNVAAASAVAFWELRPRA